The following proteins are co-located in the Synechococcus sp. PROS-U-1 genome:
- a CDS encoding alpha/beta fold hydrolase, whose amino-acid sequence MARLRTHLAALGVGLSLALTGGPASALERLVLRLPFLETQVTINLSGGQSAEELIQASPDLQDLQLASGGKLMDFLRQVFLTPLPLETKALLAGSTGQPLLEQALHAATQLVELEDFEPDVSGRMLTDALLRSERRGQPNILGFLRELPGEQASIDLSRLVEVANRLKTNLENGVALANSTEAASVTAGMRVPLRSSWSREVVQVSVPHRPQTLRVLILQPASSANGRLVVISHGLWDDPESFEGWGEVLAAHGYTVLMPDHPGSDFNQQKAMLAGAAPPPGPEELRLRPLDVSALLDGVSTGRLLAGAKLNTNAVAVVGHSWGGTTSLQLAGGVPTDSRLKSRCNDLKHPERNISWVLQCSWLSGINQAAVSDPRVKAVVAVSPPLRLLFDGSRLETLPAKVLLISGTRDWVVPSGPEAIAPMRDNKAAQWGHRLVLVQGADHFSLRSFRDEASPARVAPVILGWINEQLEVDGVITFSKGGWGDEQGSLVDVSDRL is encoded by the coding sequence ATGGCTCGACTTCGCACACACCTGGCTGCCCTGGGTGTCGGTCTCTCTTTGGCCTTGACCGGGGGGCCCGCTTCAGCCCTGGAGCGCCTTGTGCTGCGACTGCCGTTTCTGGAAACTCAGGTCACGATCAATCTCTCCGGTGGTCAGTCCGCTGAGGAGTTGATCCAGGCCAGTCCGGATCTGCAGGATCTGCAATTGGCCAGTGGTGGCAAGTTGATGGACTTCCTGCGCCAGGTGTTCCTCACACCACTGCCTCTGGAAACAAAAGCCTTGCTGGCGGGATCGACCGGTCAGCCTCTCCTGGAGCAGGCTCTCCATGCAGCGACGCAGCTGGTCGAACTTGAGGACTTTGAACCGGATGTCAGTGGACGGATGCTGACGGATGCCCTGCTCCGTTCTGAACGCAGAGGACAACCCAACATTCTTGGTTTTTTGAGGGAGTTGCCGGGAGAGCAGGCGTCGATCGATCTGTCGCGCCTTGTTGAGGTGGCCAACCGGCTCAAAACCAATCTTGAGAACGGGGTTGCCTTGGCGAATTCCACTGAAGCCGCATCTGTGACGGCCGGAATGCGTGTTCCACTCCGCTCCAGCTGGTCCCGTGAGGTGGTTCAGGTTTCTGTGCCCCACCGCCCGCAAACCCTGCGGGTTTTGATCCTTCAGCCTGCATCGTCGGCCAATGGTCGTCTGGTCGTGATTTCCCATGGGCTTTGGGACGATCCGGAATCCTTTGAGGGGTGGGGCGAGGTGCTGGCCGCCCATGGGTACACGGTGTTGATGCCGGACCATCCAGGCAGTGATTTCAATCAGCAGAAGGCGATGCTCGCCGGTGCTGCGCCGCCCCCAGGCCCTGAAGAACTGCGGCTCCGACCCCTTGATGTGTCCGCTTTGCTGGATGGCGTCAGCACAGGGCGTCTTCTGGCAGGCGCCAAGTTGAACACCAATGCCGTTGCGGTGGTGGGTCATTCCTGGGGAGGCACCACCAGCCTTCAATTGGCTGGTGGTGTTCCCACCGATTCCAGACTCAAATCCCGGTGCAACGACCTGAAGCATCCGGAGCGAAACATCAGCTGGGTGCTCCAGTGCAGTTGGCTATCGGGGATCAATCAAGCCGCTGTTTCGGATCCAAGGGTCAAGGCTGTTGTGGCCGTCAGTCCGCCGCTGCGTTTGTTGTTTGATGGCAGTCGCTTGGAGACCCTTCCAGCAAAGGTGTTGCTGATCAGCGGCACGCGCGACTGGGTGGTGCCTTCGGGTCCGGAAGCGATCGCTCCGATGCGCGATAACAAGGCAGCGCAGTGGGGGCATCGATTGGTGTTGGTGCAGGGTGCTGACCACTTCAGCCTCCGCAGTTTTCGTGATGAAGCGTCTCCAGCACGGGTTGCGCCGGTCATCCTCGGCTGGATCAATGAGCAGCTTGAAGTGGATGGCGTGATCACCTTCTCCAAGGGTGGTTGGGGCGACGAACAGGGCAGCCTTGTTGATGTCAGTGATCGCCTCTGA